The genomic DNA TTTCTTTTTTTATTGTTGTTGTAAAAATACAAAAATATTTTTGAATGTAAAGATTTATTACATTTTTTTATATTTATTGGAAGTTTATATAGCTAACTCTATTATTCTGATTGATGATGATCCCGCCACACATGTTGGGTCTCCAATCTGGTAAAACATATCGGTTAAATGTATATGAATTATGATCTAGATGGAATGAATGAATATGGATTTTAGGTTTATGAGTGTGTCCATGAATAATGTCAATTTCGGGATATTCTGAGAAATGCTTTTTTAATTCTTGGATGCCTAGCATTGTAACATCACTGATTATTTTTTGTTGAGCCTGCTTTCCTTTAAAAGAGGAAAAACTCCGAATGATTTTAGTTAGAATTTTTCGATACCATTTGGGTTTAGTTAATATATTATTTTGCCACTCTATTGAACGCGTTTTGGCACGAAATTTTTGGTATTGAACATCATCAGTACAGAGTAAATCTCCATGGGATAGGATGTAATATTGGCCATATATCTTGGCTAAATAGGGATCTGGTAATAAAGTGGCGCCAGATAGTTCCAAAAAATGATTCCCAATCAAGAAATCCCTATTCCCATGCATGAAATATAAAGGTTTTTGTTTAGAAAAAGATTGAAAGGCATCAATTATCTCTATGGCATAATTTTCGATAATATCGTCACCTAACCAGGCATCAAAAATATCTCCCAATAGATAAAGAGCATCATATTCGACTGACCATCTAGGAAGTTTTTCTCGTATAGTACAGTTGAAACTTTTTGTGTTGTGGGATAAATGTAAATCAGAAATTAATAATGTTCCGGACATGTTGATTCATGTGAATGATAACGTATTCATTATGTACGACAAATTATATCTTTTCAAGTACAAGATAAGGTAGTTTCAGTTGCAAATTCTAAAGTCATACATTAAACTCACAACTGAATATTTTGGGATATTAATTTCTTGTCCTGTATTCAAGTTTTATTGTATAAAAGGAATTCGTATGAAAAAAAACATATTGGCAGTATCTGCTCTTGTTTTATTGGGAGCGTGTTCTTCTGGTGACAA from Neisseriaceae bacterium includes the following:
- a CDS encoding UDP-2,3-diacylglucosamine diphosphatase; amino-acid sequence: MSGTLLISDLHLSHNTKSFNCTIREKLPRWSVEYDALYLLGDIFDAWLGDDIIENYAIEIIDAFQSFSKQKPLYFMHGNRDFLIGNHFLELSGATLLPDPYLAKIYGQYYILSHGDLLCTDDVQYQKFRAKTRSIEWQNNILTKPKWYRKILTKIIRSFSSFKGKQAQQKIISDVTMLGIQELKKHFSEYPEIDIIHGHTHKPKIHIHSFHLDHNSYTFNRYVLPDWRPNMCGGIIINQNNRVSYINFQ